One part of the Vitis riparia cultivar Riparia Gloire de Montpellier isolate 1030 chromosome 8, EGFV_Vit.rip_1.0, whole genome shotgun sequence genome encodes these proteins:
- the LOC117919636 gene encoding probable glutathione S-transferase, whose product MAEEVKLIGMWGSPFSRRVEIALKLKGVQYEYIDVDLTNKSPLLLKSNPVHKKVPVLLHNGKPIAESLVILEYIDETWKANPILPQHPYDRAMARFWAKYIDEKCLPALWNACWCEKKDREKAVEEGNVCLKTLENELKDKKFFGGESIGFVDIAANFIGFWVGVLEDVVGVELLTIDKFPILCKWRDEYVGCSVIKENLPSKEKLGAYFRTRVESASQSK is encoded by the exons ATGGCTGAAGAAGTGAAGCTAATTGGGATGTGGGGAAGCCCATTTAGTCGCAGAGTAGAGATTGCTCTGAAACTGAAAGGAGTCCAGTATGAGTACATTGACGTTGATCTCACTAACAAGAGCCCTTTGCTTCTCAAGTCTAACCCTGTTCACAAGAAGGTCCCTGTGCTCTTGCACAACGGGAAGCCCATCGCGGAATCACTCGTTATTCTCGAGTACATCGACGAGACCTGGAAAGCCAATCCTATCTTGCCTCAGCACCCTTATGACAGAGCCATGGCACGCTTCTGGGCTAAGTACATAGATGAAAAG TGCTTGCCTGCACTGTGGAACGCTTGTTGGTGCGAAAAGAAGGACCGAGAGAAGGCCGTGGAAGAAGGAAACGTGTGCCTGAAAACGCTAGAAAATGAGCTCAAGGATAAGAAGTTCTTTGGAGGAGAGAGTATCGGATTTGTAGATATCGCTGCCAATTTCATAGGCTTTTGGGTTGGAGTTCTTGAGGATGTGGTTGGAGTGGAATTGCTGACAATTGACAAATTTCCAATATTATGCAAATGGAGAGATGAGTACGTCGGGTGCAGTGTGATCAAGGAAAATCTGCCTTCCAAAGAAAAGCTAGGGGCCTATTTTCGGACCCGGGTTGAAAGCGCCAGTCAATCCAAATGA